In the Oryza glaberrima chromosome 6, OglaRS2, whole genome shotgun sequence genome, one interval contains:
- the LOC127778046 gene encoding aspartyl protease family protein At5g10770-like has product MTTSVLQLLLLHVSILSSMGSRGHGHGDGGAENREHYMVVETSSLLKPKAICSGLKAMPSSNGTWVALHRPYGPCSPSPTTTSPPSLVDMLRWDKLHTDAVRRKATAGGDVVLEPDKPIVDVQQSDYKMQASFGIGTGGRSGSSSSSSRISRPSAIDDPILAQPMSIDTSIDLPLIQCAPCPMPECYPQQNALFDPRRSRTSAAVPCGSAACGALGRYGAGCSNNQCQYFVDYGDGRATSGTYMVDALTLNPSTVVMNFRFGCSHAVRGNFSASTSGTMSLGGGRQSVLSQTAATFGNAFSYCVPDPSSSGFLSLGGPADGGGGAGRFARTPLVRNPSIIPTLYLVRLRGIEVGGRRLNVPPVVFAGGAVMDSSVIITQLPPTAYRALRLAFRSAMAAYPRVAGGRAGLDTCYDFVRFTSVTVPAVSLVFDGGAVVRLDATGVMVEGCLAFVPTPGDFALGFIGNVQQQTHEVLYDVGGGSVGFRRGAC; this is encoded by the exons ATGACGACAAGTGTCTTGCAGCTACTACTACTCCACGTCTCCATCCTCTCGTCCATGGGCTCtcgtggccatggccatggtgaTGGAGGAGCTGAGAATCGCGAGCACTACATGGTCGTGGAAACCAGCTCCTTGTTGAAGCCCAAAGCCATCTGCTCCGGTCTCAAGG CAATGCCATCCAGCAATGGCACGTGGGTGGCGCTGCACCGCCCCTACGGCccgtgctcgccgtcgccgacgacaacctcgccgccgtcgttggtCGACATGCTACGCTGGGACAAGCTCCACACCGACGCCGTCCGGAGGaaggccaccgccggcggcgacgtcgtgctTGAGCCGGACAAGCCGATCGTCGACGTGCAGCAGTCGGACTACAAGATGCAGGCGAGCTTCGGCATCGGCACCGGTGGCAGAtcgggctcgtcgtcgtcgtcgtcaagaaTCAGCCGCCCGTCGGCGATCGACGACCCCATCCTGGCGCAGCCGATGTCCATCGACACCAGCATCGACCTGCCATTGATCCAGTGCGCGCCGTGCCCCATGCCGGAGTGCTACCCGCAGCAGAACGCGTTGTTTGACCCGAGGAGGTCAaggacctccgccgccgtgccgtgcgGCTCCGCCGCCTGCGGCGCGCTCGGCCGCTACGGCGCCGGCTGCTCCAACAACCAGTGCCAGTACTTCGTCGACTACGGCGACGGCAGGGCCACCTCGGGGACGTACATGGTGGACGCCCTCACGCTCAACCCGAGCACCGTCGTCATGAACTTCCGCTTCGGCTGCAGCCACGCCGTGCGCGGCAACTTCAGCGCCTCCACCTCAGGCACCATgtcgctcggcggcggccgccagtCGGTCCTGtcgcagacggcggcgacgttcGGGAACGCGTTCTCCTACTGCGTCCCGGACCCGAGCTCCTCCGGCTTCCTCTCGCTCGGCGGcccggccgacggcggcggcggcgcggggaggttCGCGAGGACGCCGCTGGTGCGCAACCCGAGCATCATCCCGACGCTGTACCTGGTTCGCCTCAGGGGCATCGAggtcggcgggcggcggctgaaCGTGCCGCCGGTGgtgttcgccggcggcgcggtgatGGACTCGAGCGTGATCATCACGCAGCTGCCGCCGACGGCGTACAGGGCGCTGCGGCTGGCGTTCCGGAGCGCCATGGCGGCGTACCCGCGGGTGGCGGGCGGGAGGGCCGGGCTGGACACCTGCTACGACTTCGTCCGGTTCACGAGCGTGACGGTGCCGGCAGTGTCGCTGGtgttcgacggcggcgcggtggtgagGCTGGACGCGACGGGCGTCATGGTGGAAGGGTGCCTCGCGTTCGTGCCGACGCCGGGAGACTTCGCGCTCGGGTTCATCGGGAACGTGCAGCAGCAGACGCACGAGGTGCTctacgacgtcggcggcggctccgtcGGCTTCCGCCGTGGCGCCTGCTGA